A single Tachypleus tridentatus isolate NWPU-2018 chromosome 9, ASM421037v1, whole genome shotgun sequence DNA region contains:
- the LOC143227037 gene encoding uncharacterized protein LOC143227037 isoform X2 encodes MKPKQYLPPSWSNNYESKDIGKRGFAEKRGFGEKRGPLEKQHIYKTSSPLTGKPYFNSIVENSEVAGVPSGHKTFPLLYEGLKDDFFVYYWFSHFPMKIKDDSLARHSKKPGFGEKK; translated from the coding sequence ATGAAGCCAAAGCAATATCTCCCTCCTTCTTGGTCCAATAATTATGAAAGTAAAGACATTGGAAAAAGAGGTTTTGCTGAAAAACGTGGATTTGGTGAAAAAAGAGGACCATtggaaaaacaacacatttacaaGACTTCCTCCCCTTTAACAGGAAAGCCGTATTTCAATTCTATCGTGGAAAACTCAGAAGTGGCTGGAGTTCCTTCTGGTCACAAAACATTCCCACTTCTTTATGAAGGTCTGAAAGATGATTTTTTTGTCTACTACTGGTTTTCCCATTTCCCGATGAAAATAAAAGATGACTCTCTAGCTAGACATTCCAAAAAACCGGGGTTTGGAGAGAAAAAGTAA
- the LOC143227037 gene encoding uncharacterized protein LOC143227037 isoform X1, which translates to MLSTFCLLVTVVQVIWGSADNDKIGHGRQNDYFLSSTGDIDGYTDDKQDNLDRMKPKQYLPPSWSNNYESKDIGKRGFAEKRGFGEKRGPLEKQHIYKTSSPLTGKPYFNSIVENSEVAGVPSGHKTFPLLYEGLKDDFFVYYWFSHFPMKIKDDSLARHSKKPGFGEKK; encoded by the coding sequence atgttgtcAACCTTCTGTTTACTTGTAACTGTGGTTCAGGTTATATGGGGTTCTGCAGACAATGATAAAATCGGTCATGGTCGGCAAAATGATTATTTTCTAAGCAGCACTGGTGACATCGACGGGTATACTGATGACAAACAAGACAACCTTGACAGGATGAAGCCAAAGCAATATCTCCCTCCTTCTTGGTCCAATAATTATGAAAGTAAAGACATTGGAAAAAGAGGTTTTGCTGAAAAACGTGGATTTGGTGAAAAAAGAGGACCATtggaaaaacaacacatttacaaGACTTCCTCCCCTTTAACAGGAAAGCCGTATTTCAATTCTATCGTGGAAAACTCAGAAGTGGCTGGAGTTCCTTCTGGTCACAAAACATTCCCACTTCTTTATGAAGGTCTGAAAGATGATTTTTTTGTCTACTACTGGTTTTCCCATTTCCCGATGAAAATAAAAGATGACTCTCTAGCTAGACATTCCAAAAAACCGGGGTTTGGAGAGAAAAAGTAA
- the LOC143224844 gene encoding calcium and integrin-binding family member 2-like produces MGNKVVTFTEEQLDDYQDCTFFTGKEILRVQKRFRELDPQNVPQVMTGDEAHTVVVPMEKVEKMPELRENPFRQRICKVFSHDGSGNMTFDDFLDMFSVFSEQAPRDVKVVYAFKIYDFDGDQFIGHYDIEQTLISLTRNELSPEEVSLACDKVLEESDVDDDGKVSFMEFEHVISRAPDFLGTFHIRI; encoded by the exons ATGGGAAACAAAGTTGTCACTTTCACTGAAGAACAGCTTGACGATTATCAG GACTGCACGTTTTTTACTGGGAAGGAAATTTTAag GGTACAGAAACGATTCCGAGAATTAGACCCTCAGAATGTCCCTCAGGTAATGACTGGTGATGAAGCACATACTGTTGTGGTCCCGATGGAGAAAGTAGAAAAAATGCCAGAACTTAGG GAAAACCCGTTTCGGCAACGTATTTGTAAAGTATTCTCGCATGATGGAAGTGGAAATATGACATTTGATGATTTCTTGGATATGTTTTCAGTTTTCAGTGAACAGGCACCAAGAGACGTCAAGGTTGTCTATGCCTTTAAGATATATG ATTTTGATGGCGACCAGTTCATAGGGCATTACGACATAGAACAGACTTTAATAAGCCTAACCAGAAATGAATTGAGTCCAGAGGAAGTATCTTTGGCCTGCGACAAGGTTCTGGAAGAGTCTGACGTTGATGATGACGGCAAGGTATCTTTCATGGAATTTGAACACGTTATTTCTCGAGCACCTGACTTCTTGGG gaccTTTCACATCAGAATATGA